One stretch of Paraburkholderia fungorum DNA includes these proteins:
- a CDS encoding ferritin-like domain-containing protein yields the protein MSAQTKDPFVMDLKKIREDARKHMSDGPVTPSYGADRETVLKLLNDSLATEIVCVLRYKRHHFMAKGINSEAVAAEFLEHANEEQGHADSIAERIVQLGGEPDFAPDSLVARSHSEYQEGENLTDMIKENLIAERIAIDTYREIIRYIGEKDVTTRRLFEEILAVEEEHADDMADLLEGRE from the coding sequence ATGTCGGCTCAAACCAAAGATCCGTTCGTGATGGACCTTAAAAAGATTCGCGAAGACGCCCGCAAGCATATGTCCGACGGCCCGGTCACGCCGAGCTACGGTGCCGATCGCGAGACGGTGCTGAAGTTGCTCAACGACTCGCTGGCGACGGAAATTGTCTGCGTATTGCGTTACAAGCGCCATCACTTCATGGCAAAGGGCATCAATTCGGAAGCCGTGGCCGCGGAGTTTCTGGAGCACGCGAACGAAGAGCAGGGCCACGCGGACAGCATCGCCGAACGCATCGTGCAACTCGGCGGCGAGCCCGATTTCGCGCCTGACAGCCTGGTGGCGCGTTCGCATTCCGAGTATCAGGAAGGCGAGAATCTGACGGACATGATCAAGGAAAACCTGATCGCCGAGCGCATTGCGATCGACACGTACCGCGAGATCATTCGCTATATCGGCGAGAAGGACGTGACCACGCGCCGTCTGTTCGAAGAAATTCTCGCAGTCGAAGAAGAGCATGCCGACGATATGGCGGATCTGCTCGAAGGTCGCGAGTGA
- a CDS encoding DUF4397 domain-containing protein yields the protein MKMIRTMAAVAAVASVLSACGGGSDDAAKELGLTDPEIHFVNAVPSSPAVDFLVNGSAPSGQTNVSYKGVTNLTNIKSGNTNVGYALTGTTTALASGNFPDAANGHEYTVIGLPSLTGSGIGLIDDPFDKGLLSNSARVRGFNASANATNLDLYLVQANATDITNVSPTMAGLAFNNAVPASGADSLYVSGGQYVLIATAAGSKTPIFQSASFALGNNADWIVTSVPIAGTLSQLLPGQIHLLVVQNGNTSTPSIELTNTLTGV from the coding sequence ATGAAAATGATCCGAACCATGGCGGCTGTAGCGGCGGTTGCATCTGTTCTGAGCGCGTGCGGTGGCGGCAGCGACGACGCGGCCAAGGAACTGGGGCTGACCGATCCGGAGATCCACTTCGTCAACGCCGTTCCGAGCAGCCCGGCAGTCGACTTTCTCGTGAACGGCAGTGCGCCTTCGGGACAAACCAACGTCAGCTACAAGGGCGTGACGAATCTCACCAATATCAAGTCGGGTAACACCAACGTGGGCTATGCGCTCACCGGCACGACGACTGCGCTTGCCAGCGGTAATTTCCCGGATGCCGCGAACGGTCATGAATACACGGTGATCGGCTTGCCGAGCCTGACCGGCTCGGGTATCGGCCTGATCGACGATCCGTTCGACAAGGGGCTGCTGTCCAACAGCGCGCGCGTACGCGGCTTCAACGCGTCGGCGAATGCGACCAACCTCGACCTGTACCTGGTCCAGGCGAACGCGACCGACATCACCAACGTATCGCCGACCATGGCCGGTCTCGCGTTCAATAACGCCGTGCCGGCAAGCGGCGCGGACTCGCTCTACGTATCCGGCGGCCAGTACGTGCTGATCGCGACCGCGGCCGGCAGCAAGACACCGATCTTCCAGTCGGCTTCGTTCGCGCTCGGCAATAACGCCGACTGGATCGTGACGTCGGTGCCGATCGCCGGTACGTTGTCGCAGCTTCTGCCGGGCCAGATCCATCTGCTGGTCGTGCAGAACGGCAATACGAGCACGCCGAGCATCGAGTTGACGAATACGTTGACGGGCGTTTAA
- a CDS encoding DUF1328 domain-containing protein, which produces MLKWALIFAVVAVIAGLLGFTGIAAGAAAIAKFLFVVFVILCVVFLVLGFVVTKKIVD; this is translated from the coding sequence ATGTTGAAGTGGGCGTTGATATTCGCCGTCGTGGCGGTGATTGCCGGCCTTCTCGGCTTTACCGGCATAGCCGCCGGCGCAGCGGCAATCGCGAAATTCCTGTTCGTCGTGTTCGTGATTCTGTGCGTGGTGTTCCTCGTGCTCGGATTCGTGGTGACGAAGAAAATCGTCGATTAG
- a CDS encoding entericidin A/B family lipoprotein, with product MTRLIALLLIAGTAMLAGCNTMAGAGQDISKGGDALTNSADKAK from the coding sequence ATGACTCGACTGATCGCTTTGCTTCTCATTGCAGGGACGGCCATGCTTGCCGGTTGCAATACGATGGCCGGCGCCGGCCAGGATATTTCGAAGGGCGGCGACGCGCTGACGAACTCGGCGGACAAGGCCAAGTAA
- a CDS encoding response regulator — translation MNSEPNTVDERAGRAPLRVLLIEDSPLIRRSLVEAIDSSGLLRVAAYADSADQAIALLNDEAFDAVIVDLQLKQGSGVPVLAYLQREGLIDSVFAAVLTNHALPAYRERCEQYGVRHFYDKSFEFDRVLDALHEYASARSGH, via the coding sequence ATGAACAGCGAACCGAACACCGTTGACGAGCGAGCCGGCCGCGCACCGTTGCGCGTGTTGCTGATCGAGGATTCGCCGCTGATCCGCCGCAGCCTGGTGGAAGCAATCGATTCCTCCGGCCTGCTGCGGGTGGCCGCTTACGCGGATTCCGCCGATCAGGCCATCGCGCTGCTGAACGACGAAGCGTTCGACGCGGTGATCGTCGATCTGCAATTGAAGCAGGGGTCGGGCGTGCCGGTGCTGGCTTATTTGCAGCGAGAAGGGCTGATCGATTCGGTGTTCGCGGCGGTGCTGACCAACCATGCATTGCCCGCGTATCGGGAACGCTGCGAACAATATGGCGTGCGCCACTTCTACGACAAGTCGTTCGAATTCGACCGGGTGCTTGACGCGCTGCATGAGTATGCGTCGGCGAGAAGCGGGCATTGA
- a CDS encoding response regulator, translating into MIRVLIADDHAIVRGGFKQFVADEPDMCVAAEAATGDQVISLVREQAFDVVLLDIAMPDKNGIDTLRVIKQVRPEQGVLILSGYPESQYAINLLRAGANGYLNKDCEPDEIVRAIRSVARGHRYLSEAVADTLADNLDKPAAGRPHEALSEREFQIFCKLAAGQIPTDIAEELHLSVKTVSTYRARVLEKMRLANNADLTYYAIKNGLIE; encoded by the coding sequence ATGATTCGAGTGTTAATAGCCGACGACCATGCGATCGTCCGGGGCGGGTTTAAACAGTTCGTCGCCGACGAACCGGATATGTGCGTCGCTGCCGAAGCCGCGACCGGCGACCAGGTCATCAGCCTCGTGCGCGAGCAGGCGTTCGACGTAGTACTGCTCGACATTGCGATGCCGGACAAGAACGGCATCGACACGTTGCGCGTGATCAAGCAGGTGCGTCCCGAGCAGGGCGTGCTGATTCTGTCGGGCTATCCCGAGAGCCAGTACGCGATCAACCTCCTGCGCGCGGGCGCGAACGGTTATCTGAACAAGGACTGCGAGCCCGACGAAATCGTGCGGGCAATTCGCTCGGTGGCGCGCGGTCACCGTTATCTGTCGGAGGCGGTTGCCGACACGCTCGCTGACAATCTCGACAAGCCCGCAGCGGGGCGGCCGCATGAAGCGCTGTCCGAGCGCGAGTTCCAGATTTTTTGCAAACTCGCGGCGGGGCAGATTCCCACTGACATCGCGGAGGAATTGCATTTGTCCGTGAAAACGGTGAGCACGTACCGCGCACGCGTGCTCGAAAAGATGCGGTTGGCGAACAATGCCGATCTGACTTATTACGCGATCAAGAACGGCTTGATCGAATAA
- a CDS encoding sensor histidine kinase, giving the protein MPNVQNVSTTQNPGAAARLSDWMRNRSWAIAMTVAIVITVGGLVILETARERIAAEYETALGARDVTVQLSTLASLLSRLSAQQNHFLLTKEEASANDFCATVARIRQGKQQLNQFYRSGNADSAELASFTQIFALIEGRIGAGAAAIQRASPHPLDLGACGSTREVNAADASLIDSTLTLLRDNEERRAQHALAASRADQRISTLAAAGLSALNIVLFILLFRNLGIQIDRQARVQRQLITQQEELDQLVNERTRQLEALGWHLQAVSENEKTQLARELHDELGAILTASKMDVAWANRKLKDSEPDISDKLKRALANLDQGIALKRRIIEDMRPTVLANFGLVTALRTLADEAAQRNSWTLELHLPADDIKLDEQTEIALFRVAQESLTNAAKYARASKVSIALQVGDGQVALHIADNGVGIMPADLKRTHTHGLLGMRQRVAAHGGRFDIRRGVPNGTDIDVVMPSVSTATPSVDLPPATPSRTPV; this is encoded by the coding sequence GTGCCGAATGTTCAGAACGTGTCGACCACGCAGAATCCCGGGGCCGCAGCGCGTCTGAGCGACTGGATGCGCAACCGGAGCTGGGCGATCGCGATGACGGTGGCGATCGTCATCACCGTGGGCGGTCTCGTGATTCTCGAAACCGCGCGCGAGCGCATCGCCGCCGAATACGAAACTGCGCTCGGCGCGCGCGACGTCACCGTGCAACTGAGCACGCTCGCGAGCTTGCTATCGCGTCTGAGCGCCCAGCAGAACCATTTTCTTCTGACAAAGGAAGAGGCCTCGGCGAACGACTTCTGCGCGACCGTCGCGCGGATCCGCCAGGGCAAACAGCAGTTGAACCAGTTCTACCGCAGCGGCAACGCAGACAGCGCCGAACTCGCGAGCTTCACGCAGATTTTCGCGCTGATCGAAGGGCGCATCGGCGCGGGCGCGGCCGCAATACAACGCGCGTCGCCGCATCCGCTCGATCTCGGCGCGTGCGGCAGCACCCGCGAAGTGAATGCCGCCGATGCATCGCTGATCGACAGCACGCTCACGCTGCTGCGCGACAACGAGGAGCGCCGCGCGCAACACGCGCTCGCCGCGAGCCGCGCCGATCAGCGCATTTCCACGCTCGCGGCGGCGGGGTTGTCGGCGCTGAACATCGTGCTGTTCATTCTGCTGTTCCGCAACCTGGGCATTCAGATCGACCGGCAGGCGCGCGTGCAGCGTCAATTGATCACGCAGCAGGAAGAACTCGACCAGCTCGTCAACGAGCGCACGCGTCAGCTCGAAGCGCTCGGCTGGCACCTGCAGGCGGTCAGCGAGAACGAGAAGACGCAGCTCGCGCGCGAACTGCACGACGAACTCGGTGCGATTCTCACCGCCAGCAAAATGGACGTGGCCTGGGCCAATCGCAAACTGAAGGACAGCGAGCCCGATATCTCCGACAAACTGAAACGCGCGCTCGCCAATCTCGACCAGGGCATCGCGCTGAAGCGGCGCATCATCGAAGACATGCGACCTACCGTGCTGGCGAATTTCGGCCTGGTCACCGCGCTGCGCACACTCGCCGACGAAGCCGCGCAACGCAACAGCTGGACGCTCGAACTGCACCTCCCCGCCGACGACATCAAGCTCGACGAACAGACGGAGATCGCGCTGTTCCGCGTCGCGCAGGAGTCGCTGACGAATGCGGCCAAGTATGCGCGGGCGTCGAAGGTGTCGATCGCGCTGCAGGTCGGCGACGGCCAGGTGGCGCTGCATATCGCCGATAACGGCGTCGGCATCATGCCCGCCGATCTGAAGCGCACGCACACGCACGGGCTGCTGGGCATGCGTCAGCGGGTCGCCGCGCATGGCGGACGGTTCGATATCCGGCGCGGCGTGCCGAACGGCACCGACATCGACGTGGTCATGCCGAGCGTGAGCACTGCCACGCCGTCGGTCGATCTGCCGCCCGCTACGCCGTCGCGAACGCCCGTGTAG
- a CDS encoding EamA family transporter has protein sequence MSLQFPNRFSRGFPIRLPQSRNGQIALALAVVYLVWGSTYLAVHVALGSFPPLLMSGLRNLFAGIGLFVFAARRKPVWPTAAEVRNAGIVGTMLVGLSSGMLAYGMRTVGTGTAAVMVATVPLFATVIAAVAGRKIGRGEWFAVGLGLVGIAILSHGDSAPGSAGGSLAILCGALFWAGGAHLAGRLKLPSDLFLSTALQIGLGGVMSTLVAWVSGERMLEMHFLPLLAFLYLMLIGTMAAYVAYGFLIRHTSPIIASSCMYVNPVVAVALGALLLGEPVTHSTVIATVVILASVGLSFWFDYRKKGLA, from the coding sequence ATGTCGCTGCAATTCCCAAACCGTTTTTCGCGTGGTTTCCCGATCCGTTTGCCGCAATCGCGTAACGGTCAGATCGCGCTGGCTCTCGCCGTCGTTTATCTCGTCTGGGGCTCGACGTATCTCGCCGTGCATGTCGCGCTCGGCTCGTTCCCGCCGCTGTTGATGTCCGGGCTGCGCAACCTGTTTGCCGGCATCGGGCTGTTCGTGTTCGCCGCGCGCCGCAAGCCGGTCTGGCCGACTGCCGCCGAGGTCCGCAATGCCGGGATCGTCGGCACGATGCTGGTGGGGTTGTCGAGCGGCATGCTGGCCTACGGGATGCGCACTGTCGGCACCGGCACCGCGGCGGTGATGGTCGCGACCGTGCCGCTGTTCGCCACGGTGATCGCAGCGGTCGCGGGCCGTAAGATCGGGCGGGGCGAGTGGTTCGCGGTCGGGCTGGGGCTGGTGGGTATCGCGATTCTCAGCCACGGCGACAGCGCGCCTGGGTCGGCGGGTGGCAGTCTCGCGATTCTGTGCGGCGCGCTGTTCTGGGCGGGCGGCGCGCATCTGGCGGGGCGTCTGAAGCTGCCTTCGGACCTGTTCCTGTCGACTGCCTTGCAGATCGGCCTGGGCGGCGTGATGTCGACGCTGGTCGCGTGGGTGTCGGGCGAACGGATGCTCGAGATGCACTTCCTGCCCTTGCTGGCGTTTCTCTACCTGATGCTGATCGGGACGATGGCCGCGTATGTCGCGTATGGGTTCCTGATCCGCCATACGAGTCCGATCATCGCCAGCAGCTGCATGTATGTGAACCCGGTGGTCGCCGTCGCGCTCGGCGCGCTGCTGCTGGGGGAGCCGGTTACGCATTCGACGGTCATCGCGACTGTCGTGATTCTGGCGAGCGTCGGTTTGTCGTTCTGGTTCGATTACCGGAAGAAGGGGCTGGCCTGA
- a CDS encoding NADPH-dependent 2,4-dienoyl-CoA reductase, whose protein sequence is MSYQHLLAELDLGFTRLRNCVVMGSMHTGMEDRFWNYPKLAAYFRERAKGGVGLIVTGGISPNRQGWLLPFGGTLNSVFDLRNHRLLTEAVHAEGGKIALQILHAGRYGYQPFVVSASALKSPISKFKPRALSIGGIRKTVRDYARCARLAQRAGYDGVEIMGSEGYLLNQFLCPRTNRRDDQYGGSIENRMRLAREIVEQVRATCGERFIVVYRISLIDLVEGGNTWEETVQVAQALEAAGVTIFNTGIGWHEARVPTIVTSVPRAAFAELSARLKAAVRVPVIVSNRINTPEVAEELLAQRAGDLVSMARPLLADPDFVVKAAEGRAQEINTCIACNQACLDHTFKNQRASCLVNPRAGRETELVYRPVSGAQAVRSIAVVGAGPAGLSAATVAASRGHRVTLFDAGAEIGGQFNLAMRVPGKEEFSETIRYFQSQLQRHRVDVRLNTRVDPALLAAGGYDDVIVATGIVPRRPSIAGIDGPNVLSYVDVLRGAPVGKRVAVIGAGGIGFDVSEFLLHRADEPLPTPRDAWLDEWGVDLTVRERGGLKPPAAAHPAREIWLLQRKAGKLGMGLGKTSGWVHRATLAKNGVKMLAGVSYLEIGARGLKIARDGAEEWLEVDSIVVCAGQESLRDLHPGDAASAAGPRFHLIGGAKVATELDAKRAIREGAEVAASL, encoded by the coding sequence ATGTCTTACCAACACTTACTCGCCGAACTCGACCTGGGGTTCACCCGTCTGCGCAATTGCGTCGTGATGGGTTCGATGCATACCGGCATGGAAGACCGCTTCTGGAATTACCCGAAGCTGGCCGCGTATTTCCGCGAGCGCGCGAAAGGCGGCGTCGGTCTGATCGTCACGGGCGGGATTTCGCCGAACCGACAGGGATGGCTGCTGCCGTTCGGCGGCACGCTGAACTCCGTGTTCGATCTGCGCAATCACCGGTTGCTGACTGAGGCTGTGCATGCCGAAGGCGGCAAGATCGCCTTGCAGATCCTGCACGCGGGCCGCTATGGCTATCAGCCGTTCGTCGTGTCGGCTTCGGCGCTCAAGTCGCCGATCTCGAAGTTCAAGCCGCGCGCGCTGAGCATCGGCGGCATCAGGAAGACCGTGCGCGACTATGCGCGCTGCGCGCGGCTCGCTCAACGCGCGGGTTACGACGGCGTCGAGATCATGGGCAGCGAGGGTTATCTGCTCAACCAGTTCCTGTGTCCGCGCACCAATCGCCGCGACGATCAATACGGCGGCAGCATCGAGAACCGCATGCGGCTCGCGCGCGAGATCGTCGAACAGGTTCGCGCGACGTGCGGCGAGCGCTTTATCGTCGTATACCGGATTTCGTTGATCGATCTCGTTGAAGGCGGCAACACCTGGGAAGAAACCGTGCAGGTCGCGCAAGCGCTCGAAGCGGCCGGCGTCACGATCTTCAATACGGGAATCGGCTGGCACGAAGCGCGTGTGCCGACCATCGTGACCTCCGTGCCGCGCGCCGCCTTTGCTGAACTGAGCGCGCGTCTGAAGGCGGCGGTCAGGGTGCCGGTGATCGTGTCGAACCGGATCAATACGCCGGAAGTCGCCGAAGAACTTCTTGCGCAACGCGCGGGCGATCTGGTTTCGATGGCGAGACCGCTGCTCGCCGATCCCGATTTCGTCGTGAAAGCCGCTGAGGGGCGCGCGCAGGAAATCAACACCTGTATCGCGTGCAATCAGGCTTGCCTCGATCACACGTTCAAGAATCAGCGCGCAAGTTGCCTCGTGAATCCGCGCGCGGGACGTGAGACCGAACTGGTCTACCGCCCTGTTTCCGGCGCGCAGGCGGTGCGCTCAATCGCGGTGGTCGGCGCGGGACCGGCGGGCCTGTCTGCGGCGACGGTCGCGGCGTCGCGCGGGCATCGCGTGACCCTGTTCGATGCGGGCGCGGAGATCGGCGGCCAGTTCAATCTGGCGATGCGCGTGCCGGGCAAGGAAGAGTTCAGCGAGACGATCCGCTATTTTCAGAGCCAGTTGCAGCGTCACCGGGTCGACGTGCGGCTCAATACGCGCGTCGATCCGGCGTTGCTCGCGGCGGGCGGCTACGACGACGTGATCGTCGCGACCGGCATCGTGCCGCGACGGCCGTCGATTGCGGGCATCGACGGGCCGAATGTGCTGTCTTACGTCGACGTGCTGCGTGGTGCGCCGGTCGGAAAACGCGTCGCGGTGATTGGCGCGGGCGGTATCGGTTTCGACGTGAGCGAGTTTCTACTGCATCGCGCGGATGAACCGCTGCCCACGCCGCGCGATGCGTGGCTCGACGAATGGGGTGTCGATCTGACGGTACGCGAACGCGGCGGGCTGAAGCCGCCGGCTGCTGCACATCCTGCGCGCGAAATCTGGCTGTTGCAGCGCAAGGCGGGCAAGCTCGGCATGGGGCTTGGGAAAACGTCGGGCTGGGTGCATCGCGCGACGCTGGCGAAAAACGGCGTGAAGATGCTGGCCGGCGTGTCGTATCTGGAGATCGGCGCGCGCGGTCTGAAAATCGCGCGTGACGGAGCCGAGGAATGGCTCGAAGTCGATTCGATCGTCGTGTGCGCGGGACAGGAGTCGCTGCGGGATCTGCATCCGGGCGACGCGGCTAGCGCTGCCGGTCCGCGTTTTCATCTGATTGGCGGAGCGAAGGTCGCGACCGAACTAGATGCGAAACGCGCGATTCGCGAAGGCGCGGAGGTGGCCGCGTCGCTCTGA
- a CDS encoding DUF1328 domain-containing protein yields MLHYAIVFFVIAIIAAVFGFTGIAAGAAEIAKILFYIFLVVFVVTLLLGVFRT; encoded by the coding sequence ATGCTTCACTACGCCATCGTCTTTTTCGTGATCGCCATCATTGCCGCCGTGTTCGGTTTTACCGGCATTGCGGCGGGGGCGGCAGAAATTGCGAAGATCCTGTTCTACATTTTCCTGGTCGTGTTCGTCGTCACGTTGCTGCTCGGCGTGTTCCGAACATAA
- a CDS encoding DUF2569 domain-containing protein translates to MISTPQRESRPIGGSLMFVLICLAAWALVTAFLVREPLKLMLEWELLAVFIRHETHGWYRTVLTMVGLDVIVSVFVVAGAGWLALLVSRKSARFRTQVQAWLLMILLMRTGAFLVGGYMTGAIGIDIAVPLDGLAQAAVAAALGIPYFRWSRRVQQTFIDA, encoded by the coding sequence ATGATATCGACCCCTCAACGCGAATCCCGCCCAATCGGCGGCAGCCTGATGTTCGTCCTGATCTGTCTCGCCGCATGGGCGCTAGTCACCGCGTTTTTGGTACGGGAACCGCTGAAGCTGATGCTCGAATGGGAGTTGCTGGCGGTGTTCATCCGTCATGAGACGCATGGCTGGTATCGCACGGTATTAACCATGGTCGGCCTCGACGTGATCGTCAGCGTGTTTGTTGTTGCCGGAGCGGGTTGGCTGGCGCTGCTGGTATCGCGCAAGTCGGCGCGTTTCAGGACCCAGGTGCAGGCCTGGCTTCTGATGATTCTGCTGATGCGTACCGGCGCGTTTCTGGTGGGCGGCTATATGACGGGCGCTATCGGTATCGACATCGCCGTGCCGCTAGACGGTCTTGCTCAGGCCGCTGTCGCCGCCGCGCTCGGGATACCGTATTTCAGATGGTCCCGGCGCGTGCAGCAGACATTCATCGACGCGTGA
- a CDS encoding MFS transporter, with translation MATPDASSPASADRSLRGLLFLLATIAGVSVANIYYNQPLLDNFRSSFPASASWVGAVPAVTQLGYAAGMLLLAPLGDRFDRRRLILLQIVGMCVALIVAATAPTLFVLIAASLAIGVLATIAQQAVPFAAELAPPSERGHAVGMVMSGLLLGILLARTASGVIAQYLGWRAVFGASVVALLALAVVIILRLPKSQPTSTLPYGKLMVSMWHLIVEHRALREASLTGAAMFAAFSIFWSVLALLLAGAPFHLGPQAAGLFGIVGAAGAMAAPLAGKFSDKRGPRAIITLSIALVAISFVVFGASAKSIAGLVVGVIILDIGVQAAQISNQSRIYALKPDARSRVNTVYMVAYFIGGALGSGVGAVVWPMFGWLGVSAAGVVFAGLAAWNHLRLPARIAAQ, from the coding sequence ATGGCCACTCCCGACGCTTCCTCCCCCGCTTCCGCCGACCGGTCGTTGCGCGGCCTGCTGTTTCTGCTCGCCACCATCGCCGGTGTGTCGGTCGCGAACATCTATTACAACCAGCCGCTGCTGGATAACTTCCGCTCGTCGTTTCCCGCCAGTGCGTCGTGGGTGGGCGCGGTGCCGGCCGTCACGCAACTCGGCTACGCGGCCGGCATGCTGCTGCTCGCACCACTCGGCGACCGCTTCGACCGGCGTCGTCTGATCCTGCTGCAGATTGTCGGCATGTGCGTCGCGCTGATCGTCGCGGCCACCGCGCCGACGCTGTTCGTGCTGATCGCCGCGAGTCTCGCGATCGGCGTGCTCGCCACCATCGCGCAACAGGCGGTGCCGTTCGCGGCCGAACTCGCGCCGCCTTCCGAGCGCGGCCACGCGGTCGGCATGGTGATGAGCGGTCTGCTGCTGGGCATCCTGCTGGCGCGGACCGCATCGGGCGTAATCGCACAATATCTCGGCTGGCGCGCGGTGTTCGGCGCGTCGGTGGTGGCGCTGCTCGCGCTGGCCGTCGTCATCATCCTGCGTCTGCCGAAAAGCCAGCCGACTTCGACGCTGCCGTACGGCAAGCTGATGGTGTCGATGTGGCATCTGATCGTCGAGCATCGCGCACTGCGTGAAGCGTCGCTGACGGGCGCGGCGATGTTCGCCGCGTTCAGCATCTTCTGGTCGGTGCTTGCGCTGCTGCTCGCCGGTGCGCCATTTCATCTCGGGCCGCAGGCGGCGGGGCTGTTCGGTATCGTCGGCGCGGCGGGTGCAATGGCCGCGCCGCTTGCCGGCAAGTTTTCCGACAAGCGCGGACCGCGCGCGATCATCACGCTATCGATCGCGCTGGTGGCTATTTCGTTCGTCGTGTTTGGCGCGTCGGCAAAGAGTATCGCGGGCCTGGTGGTCGGCGTGATCATTCTCGACATCGGCGTGCAGGCCGCGCAGATTTCGAATCAGTCGCGCATTTACGCACTCAAGCCCGATGCGCGCAGCCGCGTGAATACGGTGTACATGGTCGCGTATTTCATCGGCGGAGCGCTTGGCTCGGGCGTCGGCGCCGTGGTCTGGCCGATGTTCGGCTGGCTGGGCGTGAGTGCAGCGGGCGTGGTGTTCGCGGGGCTTGCCGCGTGGAATCATTTACGGCTTCCGGCACGGATTGCCGCGCAATAA